One window of the Vigna radiata var. radiata cultivar VC1973A chromosome 1, Vradiata_ver6, whole genome shotgun sequence genome contains the following:
- the LOC106762765 gene encoding F-box/LRR-repeat protein At3g03360-like, which produces MVKLKTRTKKKQNTRREKDKRDFLSELSDDVLLHIMHFMDTTTAVQTSFLSKRWNKVWKCLTTLSFRRSDFKTLESYDQFVYHVVSKRDTSIRLHRLDLEACTVTQELLNHITPLLHYVSHLSIYLDYSIPVIFSSPSLTSLTLSCTPGILKLPPSLELPALRTLNLANVALTAKDGDECAEPFSSCFLLNSLVLLGCSLSNPAKVLSISNPNLSHFTTIRYSEVKYEILLHTPNLTHIRSSDVRHSHKVCVIFTTKPQSITWYET; this is translated from the coding sequence GGGACTTCCTCAGTGAGTTGTCTGACGATGTTCTTCTCCACATTATGCATTTCATGGACACAACTACCGCAGTTCAAACCTCTTTCTTATCCAAACGATGGAACAAAGTTTGGAAATGTCTCACCACTCTCTCTTTCAGACGCAGCGACTTCAAAACCCTCGAAAGCTACGACCAATTTGTCTACCACGTTGTCTCCAAGAGAGACACGTCCATTCGTTTGCATCGTCTTGATTTAGAAGCATGCACCGTAACACAAGAGCTTCTCAACCATATCACTCCTCTTCTGCATTATGTGTCACATTTGAGCATCTATCTCGATTATTCCATACCTGTCATCTTTTCTTCACCCTCTCTCACATCTCTCACTCTTTCATGTACTCCTGGTATCTTGAAACTTCCACCATCTCTAGAACTACCTGCGCTCAGAACCTTGAATCTCGCAAATGTCGCTTTGACAGCAAAGGACGGTGATGAGTGCGCCGAACCCTTTTCATCCTGTTTCTTGTTGAACAGTTTGGTCCTTCTGGGGTGTTCTTTGAGCAACCCTGCCAAAGTCCTCAGCATATCAAATCCCAACCTTTCTCATTTCACCACGATAAGGTACTCCGAAGTGAAGTACGAGATTTTGCTTCATACTCCGAATCTCACCCATATCAGAAGTTCGGATGTCCGTCATAGTCATAAGGTCTGCGTGATCTTTACAACTAAGCCCCAAAGTATTACTTGGTATGAGACATGA